In Spiroplasma chinense, the DNA window AAAAAAGTGCATTTATTGATAGATATCAAAAATTAGATAAATCAAAAAGATTAAGTATTTCACTTACTACCATGATTGCAGCGTTATTAATTGGTGGTATTGGAAGCTTCACATTAGCTTCAATTATATTTGGACAATTTATTTATAGTGGAGAATCTTTAAAAATTTTAATTATCTTTAGTACATTTACAGCTGGGGTTTTTGTTATGGTAACTCCTTTGTTTCAATTAAAAGAAATTTTAGAAAAAGTAAATGCTGCAAATCAATCATTAAAAAACATAGACCATATTTTAAATTCAAATTCTGTTATTGATGTTGATAAAGACAGAAAAATTGATAATTTTGAAGGACAAATTGAATTTAGAAATGTAGACTTTTCATATCCTGATGAAAGTGACAAAAAAGTTATTTCAAATATAAATCTAAGATTTGAAAAAAATAAAAAATATGCATTTGTTGGTCCCAGTGGTTGTGGAAAATCTACAATTGCTAAATTATTATTGAGATTTTATGATGTATCAAATGGTGAATTGATCTTAAATGGAAATACAAATATTAAAGATATTGATTTAAAATCTTGATTAGCAAATGTTGGTTATGTAGACCAAGAACCACAAATTATAAGTGGTACATTTACTGAAAACATAACTTATGGAGTTGAAAATTGAAGTATGGATGAAGTTTATAGAGCAGCTAAAAAAGCTAGAATTCATGATTTGATTATGAATTCTAGCGAAGGTTACAATACTGTATTATTTGAATCTGGAAGTCAATTATCTGGAGGGCAAAAACAACGTCTTGTGATTGCAAGAATGTTCTTAAAAAATCCAAAACTACTTATTTTAGATGAAGCTACAAGTGCTTTAGATAACTTAGTAGAAGCTGAAATTCAATCTGAATTAGAAAAACTAATGGTAGGAAGAACAACTATTTCAATTGCCCATAGATTAAGTACAATCAAGGACTTTGATAAAATATTTGTTTTAGAACCAAATAAAGGAATTACAGATTGTGGAACTTTTGATCAATTAGTTTCAAAAACAGGAATATTTAAGACTTTATTTGAATTATCAAATTAAAGTTAATAAAATTAAAAAAATTATAATAAATAGGCATTTTTTGTTATAATTTTTTTGTATGGATTGATACTCAAGTTGGTGAAGAGGGCACCCTGCTAAGGTGTTAGGCCGGGTAACTGGCGCGAGAGTTCGAGTCTCTCTCAATCCGCCATTAAAGAAACATAAACCAAGCATTTGCTTGGTTTTTTATTTATTTAATTTAAATCAAAAACATTTAAGTATAATATAGATATATAAATTTTTTAGAAGGAGTGTATATTATGGCAAAAACTATTGATAAAGAAATCGACTTAAAAGAAGAGGAACCCAAAAAAGGACTTTTTAAAAAAATCTTTTCTGGTAAAGTTGAACAAAAAAAAGTCCTTCAAATTATAAAAACAAAAAAAATAAAAAACCTATATTTTTATACAGATGTAAACAATGTTTTATTAATTTTAGAAAATGGAATACGTTTGGTTAAAGACCAAAAACTTAAAAAAGAAGAAGAATATGTTGTTTGAACTTATTTAGAAAACAACAACTCAGTTGGATTGGAATTTGACTCTTCTACGAGAGCTCATTTTTGAAAATGAGCAAGCGAAGCAAAAGTGGATGTTGAAAAAATTTCAATTATTGGAGTTAACCCTGATAAACTTGTTAAATTAACAAAAAAAGACTGAGCATTTGATGCTGTGGCAAACATTACATATATTTACGAAACAATTCCTGTAGAAGCAATTGACTTTATTATGATAAAAGATAAAGCTAACCTTAAAAGAATTGAAAGCTATGTTGATGCAAACGACATTGATATAGATGTTTTCTTTGGAGAATCTGGAAATATCAAACAAAAAGGTGAAGTTTCTGAACCGGTTAAAGAAGAGGTTGTTAAAAAAGAAAAACCATCTAAAAAACCTAATTTAGTAGAAGAAGTACAAGAAGAAGGTAAAAAGAAAACTAAAAAAGAAA includes these proteins:
- a CDS encoding ABC transporter ATP-binding protein is translated as MQKSKNEFNKLKSNTIGKLYLRGLKEHWILATIMFIFMALVAYCTVFNIRIAQQLVILLSAKNMYSLLTNDNQIMDKVMGELVGEGTTMDLSGLLEDPQKVSNVFSMMGLEGVIVKNNQLYTKMFMFEFTINQWIYYLIGNILFIVVAMYIAYLANGFIAQYQETALRQNVVKSILEQDIHFFKENKTGNIISSVVKDVQVIGDQLKVAPIIVIYIFGSSFGALGFLTFLDWKISLSTFALIAGVIVISVIVIFAIRKPVANTAKIERNLNNDVNEKIQTVRLVKSTGTWNEEKSAFIDRYQKLDKSKRLSISLTTMIAALLIGGIGSFTLASIIFGQFIYSGESLKILIIFSTFTAGVFVMVTPLFQLKEILEKVNAANQSLKNIDHILNSNSVIDVDKDRKIDNFEGQIEFRNVDFSYPDESDKKVISNINLRFEKNKKYAFVGPSGCGKSTIAKLLLRFYDVSNGELILNGNTNIKDIDLKSWLANVGYVDQEPQIISGTFTENITYGVENWSMDEVYRAAKKARIHDLIMNSSEGYNTVLFESGSQLSGGQKQRLVIARMFLKNPKLLILDEATSALDNLVEAEIQSELEKLMVGRTTISIAHRLSTIKDFDKIFVLEPNKGITDCGTFDQLVSKTGIFKTLFELSN